One part of the Vicia villosa cultivar HV-30 ecotype Madison, WI linkage group LG6, Vvil1.0, whole genome shotgun sequence genome encodes these proteins:
- the LOC131613243 gene encoding polyadenylate-binding protein, cytoplasmic and nuclear-like, which yields MWREKVRERNSERWEEEWREKNKTEGEWTRVQPKKLPKLRWDIRQSEYSTRSRKVSTFFVTEFPEEYGAKDLYNVFSEFGEVDEVIIPSKRDVRGKKYGFVRFFDVKEVELLATKLDNIFLGMKKIHVNVPKHERGVSRKSEGLFRAGGGGGGGVVD from the coding sequence atgtggagagagaaagtTAGAGAGAGAAACAGTGAGAGGTGGGAGGAGgagtggagagagaaaaataagaCTGAGGGGGAGTGGACTAGGGTTCAACCAAAGAAGCTTCCTAAACTAAGGTGGGATATTAGGCAAAGTGAGTATTCAACAAGGTCTCGTAAGGTTTCCACTTTCTTTGTCACTGAGTTCCCGGAGGAGTATGGTGCGAAGGACCTGTATAACGTTTTCAGTGAGTTTGGCGAGGTGGATGAAGTTATCATTCCTTCAAAGAGGGATgtgagagggaagaaatatggtttTGTGAGATTCTTTGATGTGAAAGAGGTGGAACTCTTAGCAACGAAGCTGGATAATATTTTTCTGGGTATGAAGAAGATTCATGTCAATGTGCCGAAACATGAGAGAGGAGTTTCCAGGAAGAGTGAGGGACTTTTTAGGGCTGGCGGTGGAGGGGGTGGGGGAGTGGTGGATTAG